The following coding sequences lie in one Pyrobaculum sp. 3827-6 genomic window:
- a CDS encoding S-methyl-5-thioribose-1-phosphate isomerase, whose product MEPLVSEIRQKFQPRLKPIEWRGDRLVLLDQRILPFETRYIEAKTVEDVAHAIRDMAVRGAPAIGITAAFGMVLALVEKTPSNTQEALKTLAAAREILSKTRPTAVNLFWALDRMYNKAVELTSSTSSVRELRDGLEKEAVKIFEEELEAEIKMGLYGAELLEDGDTVLTICNAGGLATGTGLGTATAPIYIATMLGKRVSVIAPETRPWQQGARLTVYELMQNGIRTTLIADTAVGLVMYRRLVDIVMVGADRILLDGHVFNKIGTLNEAVLAHEFGIPFYVLAPTSTIDTRSRVEDVKIEERSPDEVRTVRTAQGSVYVTLRDVAVYNPVFDVTPPKYITGIITEKGIATHPLSINLRKLLNKT is encoded by the coding sequence ATGGAGCCGCTAGTGTCAGAAATTAGACAAAAATTCCAGCCTAGGCTAAAGCCCATTGAATGGAGGGGGGATAGGCTGGTGCTCCTAGACCAGAGAATACTACCCTTCGAGACTAGGTACATAGAGGCAAAGACCGTGGAGGATGTAGCCCACGCGATACGCGACATGGCTGTTAGAGGCGCGCCGGCCATTGGCATAACAGCGGCCTTCGGCATGGTCTTAGCCCTGGTAGAGAAGACACCCAGTAATACGCAAGAGGCGTTAAAGACCTTGGCGGCGGCTAGGGAAATCCTATCTAAAACCAGGCCCACCGCGGTGAACCTCTTCTGGGCACTCGACAGGATGTATAACAAGGCCGTGGAACTCACATCCTCCACATCCTCAGTTAGAGAGCTTAGAGACGGGCTAGAAAAAGAGGCTGTGAAGATATTTGAAGAAGAGCTTGAGGCCGAGATAAAAATGGGGTTGTACGGAGCCGAGCTCTTAGAAGACGGCGACACAGTCTTGACTATATGTAACGCAGGGGGCCTCGCGACGGGCACAGGCCTAGGCACGGCGACGGCGCCTATATACATCGCAACAATGCTTGGGAAAAGGGTGTCCGTTATCGCTCCCGAGACGAGGCCGTGGCAACAAGGCGCGAGGCTGACAGTGTACGAGCTTATGCAGAACGGGATACGCACCACCTTAATTGCAGATACAGCGGTGGGGCTTGTGATGTATAGACGACTAGTGGACATAGTAATGGTGGGCGCAGATCGGATACTACTAGATGGCCACGTGTTTAACAAAATAGGCACACTTAACGAGGCTGTCCTTGCTCACGAATTCGGCATCCCCTTCTACGTCTTAGCGCCGACCAGCACAATAGATACACGGAGCAGAGTTGAGGATGTTAAGATAGAGGAGAGGAGCCCCGACGAAGTCCGCACCGTAAGGACCGCTCAAGGCAGTGTATATGTTACTCTAAGAGACGTCGCCGTCTATAACCCCGTGTTTGACGTCACGCCCCCAAAATACATAACTGGAATAATCACCGAGAAGGGCATAGCGACGCACCCACTGTCCATAAACTTACGCAAATTGCTAAATAAGACATAG
- a CDS encoding endonuclease, translating into MGARFERYVLDLLPAIGLIPKATRFKVYREGVEVGEVDIIAVDEKGNTYAIEVKAGRVDISGIRQAYVNAKILGARPLVIARGYADDGARQLAKELGVEVVLLPDYIFLSIDDLYTALTSALARFIATILAVYITLGEKEIEAIKECRDLQCICEKVDCESLFQKLPREAKNAEVILLAIELRRWLPILCSAPK; encoded by the coding sequence ATGGGGGCCCGTTTCGAGCGTTACGTGTTAGATCTACTACCTGCGATTGGGCTGATTCCCAAAGCTACGCGTTTTAAGGTGTATCGAGAGGGGGTGGAGGTAGGCGAGGTGGACATAATCGCCGTCGACGAGAAGGGCAACACCTACGCCATTGAGGTAAAGGCCGGGAGGGTAGACATCAGCGGGATAAGACAGGCGTATGTGAACGCCAAAATACTCGGCGCCAGGCCCTTGGTGATAGCCAGGGGCTACGCAGATGACGGAGCTAGACAGCTAGCAAAAGAACTCGGCGTCGAGGTAGTCCTACTGCCTGACTACATATTTTTATCAATTGACGACTTGTACACAGCCCTCACAAGCGCGTTGGCTAGGTTCATAGCGACAATCCTGGCGGTGTACATAACCCTAGGGGAGAAGGAAATCGAAGCCATTAAAGAGTGTAGAGATCTACAATGTATATGCGAAAAAGTAGACTGCGAATCTCTATTTCAGAAACTGCCCAGAGAGGCTAAGAACGCCGAGGTGATTTTGCTGGCTATTGAGCTTCGTAGGTGGCTACCAATTCTATGCTCGGCACCCAAATAA
- a CDS encoding zinc ribbon domain-containing protein → MGYRTLVIRRRVEEIPLEQLIKFLEVQERFRQRATEWYKSGFKAPLPEQNPLKYFAKELKHAMKLLPTNGLKNGVWRVPLPLDAELRLKEGERDNGRGVFVDFAEFRDGKQKEKVIKVRKWSGERGNTIVIRLRRTEVKWIEERIREGAELKFALAWVGKRRSGNIMSFNMALVFHREITPYQPKRLLVVDVNALHNGVVYAVVEERRVLEKSVLKPDLGRIGRLEGEAARLDSLCSTKGIYCNKATALKSRLWRLWRQWTVEVTKKIVKLAMQYKAAIVVDKPLDESIRELKESEKVKPGAKKYLDVGRFAKRLRGLAEWYGVPYREERLHSTICPVCGSKMEELPNRRVRCVTCGFEPQRDEVPIIWAQKKFREILPLFFHNIFHSTIPSTFLLT, encoded by the coding sequence ATGGGCTACCGAACGCTAGTGATTAGGAGGAGAGTTGAGGAGATACCACTGGAGCAGTTAATCAAGTTCTTAGAGGTGCAGGAGAGGTTTAGGCAGCGGGCAACGGAGTGGTACAAGAGCGGATTCAAAGCACCGCTCCCGGAGCAGAACCCGTTGAAGTACTTCGCTAAGGAGCTGAAGCATGCGATGAAGCTTCTGCCTACGAACGGGCTTAAGAACGGTGTGTGGAGAGTGCCGCTACCTCTCGACGCAGAGCTGAGGCTGAAGGAAGGCGAGAGGGATAATGGCCGTGGTGTTTTTGTAGATTTCGCAGAATTTAGAGATGGGAAACAGAAAGAGAAGGTGATCAAGGTGAGGAAGTGGAGTGGCGAGAGAGGCAACACCATTGTGATTAGGCTGAGGAGAACAGAGGTTAAATGGATTGAGGAGCGGATAAGGGAAGGCGCCGAGCTGAAGTTCGCCTTGGCGTGGGTGGGCAAGAGGAGGAGCGGCAACATTATGAGCTTCAACATGGCGCTTGTGTTCCACAGAGAAATTACGCCATATCAGCCCAAGCGGCTTCTCGTAGTCGACGTCAACGCCCTCCACAACGGCGTCGTCTACGCTGTGGTTGAGGAAAGGCGCGTGTTGGAGAAGTCTGTGCTCAAGCCAGATCTCGGCCGCATCGGCCGTCTGGAGGGTGAAGCCGCTAGGCTGGACTCCCTCTGCTCCACAAAAGGCATCTACTGTAACAAAGCCACAGCATTGAAAAGCAGGCTGTGGCGCCTCTGGAGGCAGTGGACGGTAGAGGTAACGAAGAAAATTGTGAAACTTGCTATGCAATACAAAGCCGCCATTGTAGTGGACAAACCGCTGGATGAATCAATCAGAGAGTTGAAGGAGAGCGAAAAAGTGAAACCGGGCGCCAAAAAGTATCTCGACGTGGGGAGGTTCGCGAAGAGGCTGAGGGGGCTGGCGGAGTGGTACGGTGTGCCATACAGAGAAGAGAGACTGCACTCCACCATCTGCCCCGTATGCGGAAGCAAGATGGAGGAACTACCGAACAGAAGGGTGAGATGTGTTACATGCGGCTTTGAGCCCCAGCGCGATGAAGTGCCCATAATATGGGCCCAGAAGAAGTTCCGGGAAATACTACCCCTTTTTTTCCACAACATATTTCATTCAACTATCCCCTCTACATTCCTCCTGACTTGA
- a CDS encoding helix-turn-helix transcriptional regulator — protein MIEEVLGAPLRIRILLALWKWGEVNMTELAHILNTNYNQLALHLKLLVDYGLVEEKRIGRARLVKLRDAEPIHSLLQALALADEELTKKTNIESSEKPPN, from the coding sequence ATGATCGAGGAGGTCCTAGGCGCGCCGCTACGCATACGTATACTCCTGGCGCTCTGGAAGTGGGGTGAGGTAAACATGACCGAACTCGCCCACATTCTAAACACCAACTACAACCAGCTAGCCCTCCACTTGAAACTCCTCGTCGACTACGGATTAGTTGAGGAGAAGCGCATCGGACGCGCTAGACTAGTAAAGCTACGAGACGCAGAACCCATCCACTCTCTACTCCAAGCACTGGCATTAGCAGACGAAGAACTCACAAAAAAGACAAATATAGAGAGTTCAGAAAAGCCGCCAAATTGA
- a CDS encoding ORC1-type DNA replication protein: MAIVVDESVFSPNYVPERLPHREQQLQSIDMLLSSWLQAPGHHYPRATLLGRPGTGKTVTVRKLWEIYKERSKARFVYINGFIYRNFTTIVGEIARSLEIPFPRRGLSRDEFLALLIEHLRERDLYMFLVLDDAFNLAPDILSTFIRLGQEVDKLGAFRIALVVVGHNDTVLNNLDPSTRGIMGKYVIRFPPYTKEQIFSILLDRARAGLAEGSYSEDILQMIADITGAQSPLDTNRGDARLAIDILYRAAYAAQQNGRRQITPEDVRRSSKEVLFGISEEVLVGLPLHEKLFLLAIVRSLKISHMPYVTFGEAEEAYKIACEEYGEKPRVHSQLWTYLNDLREKGIIETRQNKRGEGVRGRTTLISIGTEPLDTLESVLAKLIREELR, translated from the coding sequence ATGGCTATTGTAGTTGACGAATCTGTGTTTTCACCTAACTACGTGCCGGAGAGGCTACCGCACAGAGAGCAACAGCTCCAGAGCATTGATATGTTGCTTAGTAGCTGGCTACAGGCGCCGGGGCATCACTACCCCAGGGCGACTCTGCTGGGCAGGCCAGGCACTGGCAAAACTGTTACAGTACGTAAACTCTGGGAGATATATAAAGAGAGATCTAAAGCGCGTTTTGTTTACATAAATGGATTTATCTACAGAAACTTCACTACTATAGTAGGCGAGATAGCTAGATCGCTGGAAATTCCGTTTCCGCGCCGTGGCTTAAGTAGAGACGAATTTCTAGCCCTCTTAATTGAACATCTACGTGAACGAGATCTCTACATGTTCCTAGTCCTAGACGACGCCTTTAACCTAGCCCCCGACATATTATCCACATTCATTAGGCTGGGACAGGAGGTTGATAAATTGGGCGCGTTTAGAATTGCTCTCGTAGTCGTGGGGCACAACGACACTGTTCTCAACAACCTAGATCCATCGACTCGTGGAATAATGGGGAAGTACGTAATACGCTTCCCCCCATACACTAAGGAACAAATCTTCAGCATATTACTTGACAGAGCCAGGGCGGGTCTCGCAGAGGGTTCCTACAGCGAAGACATCCTCCAGATGATAGCCGACATCACAGGCGCCCAGAGTCCGCTTGATACAAATAGAGGCGACGCCAGACTTGCCATAGACATCCTCTACAGAGCTGCATACGCCGCGCAACAGAACGGAAGGAGACAAATAACACCAGAAGACGTCAGAAGATCGTCGAAAGAGGTGCTCTTTGGCATATCCGAAGAGGTGCTCGTCGGCCTGCCTCTCCATGAAAAACTTTTCCTACTTGCCATAGTTAGGTCGCTAAAAATCTCTCATATGCCATATGTAACATTTGGCGAAGCAGAGGAGGCCTATAAAATAGCCTGCGAGGAATACGGAGAGAAGCCAAGAGTACACAGCCAGCTTTGGACCTACCTCAATGATCTAAGAGAAAAAGGTATAATTGAAACTAGGCAAAATAAGAGGGGAGAGGGCGTGCGGGGGCGCACAACGCTCATATCAATAGGAACCGAGCCGCTTGATACGCTTGAGTCGGTGCTCGCCAAACTAATAAGAGAGGAGCTTAGATGA
- a CDS encoding DUF3195 domain-containing protein — MERGHVLIRTAPRKDKIVARDLCDCLYYYDQSVKCEVIGPGLVYVNTSTTHLGECLDLFYFRKIIKNIEIYDYVSRERPECSSCVVVAVGGLYFVRRVG, encoded by the coding sequence ATGGAGAGGGGCCACGTACTTATTAGGACGGCTCCACGGAAAGACAAGATCGTGGCTAGGGATTTATGCGACTGCCTGTATTACTACGACCAGTCAGTTAAATGCGAGGTAATAGGGCCTGGTCTTGTCTATGTCAATACTTCTACTACTCACTTAGGTGAATGTCTAGATTTGTTTTATTTTAGAAAAATTATTAAAAATATAGAAATATATGATTATGTATCTAGGGAGAGGCCGGAGTGTAGTAGTTGTGTAGTCGTTGCAGTCGGCGGGCTGTATTTCGTGCGCAGAGTTGGCTGA
- a CDS encoding replication factor C large subunit, with translation MPLPWVEKYRPKSFADIVNQEEAKYVLASWICAKFKAPKEFCARWAKKKDREITEARAVLLAGPPGVGKTTIVHALAREIRYELIELNASDVRTAERLRQVVGSGLRESSLFGYEGKIVLFDEVDGLHVKEDKGGLEAIIDIVETAKVPIVMTANNPYDPKFRPLRDLSLVVNLRRLSEDEVVEVLRRICVNEGAKCEDEALRSIAKSSMGDLRAAINDLQMYLTGGRKMLVLDDIKRAGERNPQLSMFEILDRVYKARWFDEARAVSFNPSFDWEQYFVWALESIPVVYKDLEAMSTAYDRLSKADVFIGRIKRMQEWELMPYAMELALGGVSQIKDKPRLPPFIRYGFPQRLLLLARSREARRRRDALVEYLAQNLHVSKSAVRSEILYVLSALSKANPSVVEKLSKSLGISAVDIRTLL, from the coding sequence ATGCCCCTCCCCTGGGTGGAGAAGTACAGACCCAAGTCTTTTGCAGATATTGTGAATCAGGAGGAGGCGAAGTACGTCTTGGCGTCTTGGATATGCGCCAAATTCAAGGCCCCTAAGGAGTTCTGTGCGCGCTGGGCTAAGAAAAAGGACAGGGAGATTACGGAGGCTAGGGCCGTTCTTTTAGCAGGCCCTCCTGGGGTTGGCAAGACTACAATAGTCCACGCCTTGGCGAGAGAAATTAGATATGAGCTTATTGAGCTTAACGCAAGTGATGTGAGAACTGCTGAGAGGCTGAGGCAGGTAGTGGGCAGTGGGTTGAGGGAGTCTTCTCTCTTTGGCTACGAGGGCAAGATAGTCTTGTTTGACGAGGTTGATGGCCTCCATGTAAAAGAAGATAAGGGGGGGCTGGAGGCTATTATCGACATAGTGGAGACGGCGAAGGTTCCCATAGTCATGACCGCAAATAACCCCTACGATCCAAAGTTCAGGCCTTTGAGAGATCTCTCGCTTGTGGTTAACTTGAGGAGACTTTCTGAAGACGAGGTGGTTGAGGTATTGAGAAGGATATGCGTCAACGAGGGGGCTAAATGTGAAGATGAGGCTTTGAGAAGCATCGCAAAGTCGTCTATGGGCGACCTACGTGCGGCTATTAACGATCTGCAGATGTACCTAACAGGCGGGAGGAAGATGTTGGTGTTAGATGATATAAAGAGGGCGGGGGAGAGAAACCCCCAGCTTTCTATGTTCGAGATTTTGGATCGCGTTTACAAGGCGCGTTGGTTTGACGAGGCCCGTGCCGTGTCTTTCAACCCGTCTTTTGACTGGGAGCAGTACTTCGTATGGGCTCTTGAAAGTATCCCAGTTGTGTACAAAGATCTTGAGGCGATGTCGACGGCGTATGACCGGCTTAGCAAAGCCGACGTGTTTATTGGAAGAATAAAGAGGATGCAGGAATGGGAGCTTATGCCTTATGCCATGGAGCTCGCCCTCGGTGGGGTTTCTCAAATAAAAGACAAGCCGAGGCTTCCCCCCTTTATTAGATATGGATTCCCACAGAGACTTCTCCTACTGGCTAGATCTAGAGAGGCGCGGAGGAGGCGGGACGCGCTTGTTGAATACCTAGCACAGAACTTACATGTTTCCAAGTCGGCCGTCAGGTCTGAGATATTGTATGTACTTTCAGCGCTGTCGAAAGCCAACCCTAGTGTAGTGGAGAAATTAAGTAAATCTCTGGGTATCAGCGCTGTAGATATTAGAACCCTGCTCTGA
- a CDS encoding replication factor C small subunit, with protein MAELFWFEKYRPRSFDEVVDLEEVKARLRGFVKSGDMPHLLFYGPPGTGKTTMALVLARELYGEYWRENTLELNASDERGINVIRERVKEFARTAPVGKAPFKLVILDEADNMTSDAQQALRRIMEIYAQNTRFILLANYVSRIIDPIISRCAVFRFSPMPKNLMAERLRLIAKSEGVELRDDAIDIIYELSEGDMRKAINLLQVAAATNKVVDSNAVAAAAATIKPSDIIELFNLAIGGDVSKAREKLRELMYLKGVAGVDFIRAFQRELIRMALDDDVKAEIAELLADVDYRLTQGTDEEIQLTYLLSKLGALGRRIRPSPAQQKKR; from the coding sequence ATGGCTGAGTTGTTTTGGTTTGAGAAGTATCGTCCTCGTTCTTTTGATGAGGTGGTGGATTTAGAGGAGGTTAAGGCTAGGCTTAGGGGTTTTGTGAAGAGCGGCGACATGCCGCATCTCCTCTTCTACGGCCCTCCCGGCACTGGGAAGACCACCATGGCCCTTGTCTTGGCTAGAGAGCTCTACGGCGAATACTGGCGGGAGAACACGCTGGAGCTCAACGCATCAGACGAGAGAGGGATAAATGTAATCCGGGAGAGAGTAAAGGAATTCGCACGGACAGCGCCCGTGGGCAAAGCCCCCTTTAAACTAGTCATACTAGACGAAGCAGACAACATGACTTCAGACGCACAACAAGCACTACGCAGAATAATGGAAATATACGCACAAAACACAAGATTCATACTACTAGCAAACTACGTATCACGTATAATCGATCCTATTATTTCTAGATGCGCCGTCTTTAGGTTTTCACCCATGCCGAAGAATCTCATGGCAGAAAGACTTAGGCTCATTGCAAAAAGTGAGGGTGTTGAGCTCAGAGACGACGCCATTGACATAATATATGAGCTCTCCGAGGGAGATATGAGAAAGGCTATAAACCTCCTACAAGTGGCCGCGGCTACGAATAAAGTTGTTGACTCCAATGCCGTAGCCGCCGCCGCGGCTACTATAAAGCCCTCGGATATTATTGAGCTATTTAATCTTGCAATCGGCGGCGACGTGTCAAAGGCCCGGGAGAAGCTCAGAGAACTTATGTACCTCAAGGGCGTTGCAGGTGTCGACTTCATAAGAGCCTTCCAGAGAGAACTTATACGAATGGCGCTTGATGATGATGTTAAGGCGGAGATCGCCGAGTTGCTGGCAGACGTCGATTATAGACTCACACAGGGAACGGATGAGGAAATTCAGTTGACTTATCTACTAAGTAAGTTAGGTGCCTTGGGGAGGCGGATTAGGCCGAGCCCTGCCCAGCAGAAAAAGAGGTAA
- a CDS encoding 30S ribosomal protein S7, translated as MSTIFGEQLPKSSRVEYVGDVPIIEECPRDVKTLGGEPVLLFGKWSYEEVVVRDPGLRRYICLKPVVLPHTEGRFQNVRFGKARIPIVERLINLMMRPGRNAGKKHKAYNIVKRAFELVYYKTGRNPLQVFIDAIINTAPREEVTRIIMGGIAYSVSVDVSPQRRLDLALRWITEGARTCSFNNPKPIEECLADELVAAAANDPKSYAVRKREELERIAAASR; from the coding sequence ATGTCTACGATCTTCGGAGAGCAACTTCCTAAGAGTAGCCGAGTGGAGTACGTAGGCGATGTGCCCATAATTGAGGAGTGTCCACGTGATGTTAAGACCCTCGGCGGCGAGCCGGTTCTACTGTTTGGTAAATGGAGTTATGAAGAGGTGGTGGTGAGAGATCCCGGTCTGAGGAGATATATCTGTCTAAAGCCTGTGGTGCTTCCACATACTGAGGGGAGGTTTCAAAATGTGCGGTTTGGAAAGGCGCGGATTCCTATTGTGGAGAGGCTTATAAACCTCATGATGAGGCCTGGGAGAAATGCCGGCAAGAAGCACAAGGCGTATAATATAGTTAAGAGGGCTTTTGAGCTAGTGTACTACAAGACGGGTAGAAACCCGCTACAAGTTTTCATCGACGCAATAATCAACACAGCCCCGAGGGAGGAAGTCACGAGGATAATCATGGGCGGCATAGCTTATTCTGTTTCTGTAGACGTATCTCCACAAAGACGTCTTGATCTCGCTCTCCGCTGGATTACTGAGGGCGCAAGAACTTGTTCGTTTAATAACCCGAAGCCGATAGAAGAGTGTCTCGCCGACGAGCTCGTTGCGGCGGCGGCGAATGATCCCAAGAGCTATGCCGTGAGGAAGCGTGAGGAGCTAGAACGCATCGCCGCCGCCTCGCGTTAA
- a CDS encoding helix-turn-helix domain-containing protein: MRDFATQRLAEQIINLLREYGELSSADIAKMLGVNRRTVAAVLARLRREGVVEYLGYCFGGNRCNTRWKLKMN; encoded by the coding sequence GTGAGAGATTTTGCAACCCAGAGGTTGGCAGAGCAGATTATAAACCTCCTGAGGGAGTACGGAGAGTTAAGTAGCGCAGATATCGCAAAAATGCTTGGGGTTAATAGGCGCACTGTCGCCGCCGTGTTGGCCCGCCTCAGAAGAGAGGGGGTCGTGGAGTATCTAGGATATTGTTTTGGGGGAAACCGTTGCAACACTAGGTGGAAGTTGAAAATGAATTAG
- a CDS encoding ATPase domain-containing protein, producing the protein MSEYHLYYETIPTGVEGLDAIIGGGFIRGRTYLISGETGTAKTLTALTFLLQGALKYGEPGIYISVDETYEQFVEGARRFGWDIEDLRARGLIEVLVPEMDIVERIREKDPTAIAKSLVASIREYVAALNAQRLVIDPIAPLVSLDKDVQVLREYIRVLVMSIEREIGTTNIITTEIPSGSGAISRYGVEEFLATGVFIMGIAKARDGSFKRVMFVRKMRWSPVHPGIYEIEIVPKMGIVVKGQVKEPLVPVTYLPTL; encoded by the coding sequence GTGTCGGAGTACCACCTCTACTACGAGACTATTCCGACGGGGGTTGAGGGGCTCGATGCCATAATTGGAGGGGGGTTTATAAGGGGGAGGACATATCTAATTTCTGGGGAGACGGGCACTGCCAAGACGCTAACTGCGTTGACGTTTCTTCTACAGGGGGCTCTTAAATATGGGGAGCCTGGAATATACATATCAGTGGACGAGACATATGAGCAGTTTGTGGAGGGGGCTAGGAGGTTTGGTTGGGATATTGAGGATCTGAGGGCTCGGGGGCTGATAGAGGTTTTAGTGCCTGAGATGGATATTGTGGAGCGCATTAGGGAGAAGGACCCCACCGCCATCGCCAAGTCTCTGGTGGCTTCTATACGGGAATACGTGGCGGCGTTGAACGCGCAGAGGCTGGTTATTGACCCAATTGCGCCGCTGGTCTCGCTTGATAAGGATGTCCAGGTTTTGAGGGAGTACATCAGAGTGCTTGTCATGAGTATAGAGAGGGAGATAGGCACCACTAACATAATCACGACGGAGATCCCCTCTGGATCCGGCGCTATTAGTAGATACGGCGTCGAGGAGTTTCTAGCTACCGGCGTTTTCATTATGGGAATTGCAAAGGCTAGGGATGGGAGCTTCAAGAGGGTGATGTTTGTAAGGAAGATGAGGTGGAGCCCCGTCCACCCAGGCATATACGAGATAGAAATCGTCCCAAAAATGGGTATTGTAGTAAAGGGCCAGGTTAAAGAGCCCTTGGTACCCGTCACTTATCTACCAACTCTGTAA
- a CDS encoding MoaD family protein, translating to MKIRLKYFSALRDVTGRISEELDIPPGYTLGQLINWFFNRYPKAEVFREELLVLVNGRTLDNFYVLREGDEVALMPPVSGGGGVVSQPVDLNREVFDIIEKTASRGGGGVVIFVGYVKGRVGDASVNILEYEAYEPHASHKIREIEEWARSQEGVLEARIYHVAGSLKPGDHTVYVFVSAVNRDVAFRIAREALERVKHEVPIFKLEKRSDGEYWVLGDGRRVPRSPQS from the coding sequence GTGAAAATTCGTCTTAAGTACTTCTCAGCTCTAAGAGATGTAACTGGCAGAATTTCTGAAGAGTTAGACATTCCGCCGGGCTACACGTTAGGTCAGTTAATCAACTGGTTTTTTAATAGGTATCCAAAAGCTGAGGTTTTCAGAGAGGAGTTGCTGGTCTTAGTAAACGGACGGACACTCGACAACTTCTACGTATTGAGGGAGGGGGACGAGGTGGCGTTGATGCCCCCCGTGAGTGGCGGAGGGGGAGTAGTTAGCCAACCTGTAGATTTAAACAGGGAGGTTTTCGACATAATTGAAAAGACGGCCTCGAGAGGCGGCGGGGGAGTGGTGATTTTCGTGGGTTATGTCAAGGGGAGAGTGGGCGACGCCTCAGTAAATATATTGGAGTACGAGGCCTATGAGCCCCACGCTAGTCACAAAATAAGGGAGATTGAGGAGTGGGCTAGGAGTCAGGAGGGGGTGCTCGAGGCTAGAATTTACCATGTAGCTGGTTCGTTGAAGCCGGGCGACCACACGGTGTACGTCTTCGTATCTGCGGTGAATAGAGACGTCGCATTTAGAATAGCTAGAGAGGCGTTGGAGAGGGTAAAGCACGAGGTTCCGATTTTTAAACTCGAAAAGAGAAGCGATGGGGAGTACTGGGTGCTTGGCGACGGCAGACGCGTGCCTAGAAGTCCTCAATCTTAA
- a CDS encoding FAD-dependent oxidoreductase yields the protein MKFDVAVVGAGPAGLAAAYRLASSGFKVVVLERGREPGAKELYGGRIYAYWLDKYLPEFRKDAPVDRWVRKERVSLLTEDKALTVELAITQKEKTSFVAPLVSFVSWLSKLAQGAGAKIVTEVTVDALVKDEKGKITGVQSGSDVLQAEYVIDAEGVNRLLLERAGIVKKLEPELVAVGVKEVLKFENKKVLEERLGLDEDEGLAWALAGYPTEYLPGGGFIYTYKDSLALGVVVYLKNWEKLKTPVYDLIEKFRLHPYIAPLVKGVTLQEYGGHMTPVAGINMSPPRYYYDGLLIVGDAAGFLLHTGVLIRGVDFAIASGVLAAEAIKEARSPSAEDLAIYEKKLRESFVLQQLEKFRSADRLLSDESLFRDLALLSTEAAYRYFNIDHNQRTLFEAVREASKKTRVNMLKIMINMIRMLRSL from the coding sequence ATGAAGTTCGACGTGGCTGTAGTAGGGGCTGGACCCGCGGGCCTCGCCGCCGCATACAGACTCGCCTCTTCTGGTTTCAAGGTAGTAGTCTTAGAAAGGGGGAGGGAGCCCGGGGCCAAGGAGCTCTACGGCGGCCGCATCTACGCGTACTGGCTTGACAAGTACCTGCCCGAATTCCGCAAAGACGCCCCCGTCGATAGGTGGGTTAGAAAGGAGAGGGTATCTCTCCTAACTGAAGACAAGGCTTTAACAGTGGAACTTGCAATAACTCAAAAGGAAAAGACCAGTTTCGTAGCGCCACTAGTCTCCTTTGTATCTTGGCTATCTAAATTGGCACAGGGCGCCGGCGCAAAAATCGTGACAGAGGTCACCGTAGACGCCTTGGTAAAAGACGAGAAAGGAAAAATTACTGGGGTACAGTCGGGGTCCGACGTCTTGCAGGCAGAGTATGTAATCGACGCGGAGGGGGTTAACCGTCTACTTCTAGAACGCGCTGGGATAGTGAAGAAGCTAGAGCCGGAGCTGGTTGCCGTCGGCGTAAAAGAGGTGTTGAAATTTGAAAACAAGAAGGTGCTTGAGGAGAGGCTGGGCCTCGACGAAGACGAAGGCCTTGCGTGGGCGTTAGCCGGCTATCCCACAGAGTATCTGCCCGGCGGCGGATTCATCTACACGTACAAAGACTCCCTAGCGCTCGGCGTCGTTGTGTATCTAAAGAACTGGGAAAAGCTGAAAACGCCGGTATACGACCTAATTGAGAAATTTAGGCTGCATCCCTACATTGCGCCTCTTGTAAAGGGGGTCACTCTACAGGAGTACGGGGGGCACATGACGCCGGTGGCTGGGATTAATATGTCGCCTCCCCGTTACTACTACGACGGCTTGTTAATTGTAGGCGACGCCGCCGGGTTTCTACTGCACACAGGCGTGTTGATACGAGGGGTCGACTTCGCCATCGCCTCCGGCGTATTAGCCGCCGAGGCAATCAAGGAGGCAAGAAGCCCCTCAGCCGAGGATCTGGCAATTTACGAGAAAAAACTGAGAGAGAGCTTCGTCTTGCAACAACTTGAGAAATTCAGATCGGCGGATCGTCTGCTAAGCGACGAGTCTCTGTTCAGAGATCTAGCTCTGCTATCCACAGAGGCGGCGTACAGATACTTCAACATAGATCACAACCAGAGGACGCTGTTTGAGGCTGTACGTGAGGCGTCGAAGAAAACACGTGTTAACATGTTAAAGATAATGATAAATATGATAAGGATGTTAAGAAGCCTATGA